Within the Acidipropionibacterium acidipropionici genome, the region GGGATGCTGGCCGGCGCCGATGACATCGACGGTACCGGGATCCTCCGGACCGGCGGCACACCGAAGGTCATGGGCGGGGTCCGGGCCCCTTCGACCCTGGGCACCTTCCTGCGCAGCTTCACCCACGGGCACGTGCTGCAGTTGGGGGCGGTCAACCGGAAACTACTGGAACATCTGGCCCCGGTGGTGCCGGGCCTGTTCGGCGCCGACCCGCTGATCACAGTCGATCTGGACGACACCATCCGGGAACTCCACGGCTACCGCAAGCAGGGTGTGGCCTACGGCTACAACAAGGTCAAAGGGCTCAACGCCATCCTGGCCGTCGTCTCCTCGGACTCCTGCCCGCCAGTGATCACCGGGGCCGGGCTGCGCCGCGGCAACGTGAAATCAGGAGATCATGCCGCCTGGCACGCCACACGGTCCATCACCCTGGCCCGCACGGTCCGTCCCGGCACCCAGATCCTGGGGCGGGCCGACTCGGCCTTCTGCACCTGCGAGACGATCCACGCCTTCGCCGATCACGGCTGCTGGTTCAGTGTGACGATCCCCGCCTGGCCGACCGTGACCGCGGCGATCTCCGGTATCGACGAGCAGGCGTGGACACCCATCCGGTACCCGCATGCGGTCATCGAACCCGAGACCGGGGAACTCATCAGCGATGCGGAGGTTGCCGAGACCCCGTTCACCGCGTTCGTCTCCCACCCGAAAGATGAGCAGGTGTCCTGCCGGCTGGTGGTCCGCCGGGTCAAGCGCCTGAACCCGGCCGGCCAGGACCCGCTGGTCGAGTCGTACCGGTACCACGCGTTCATCACGAACTCCGATCTGGACACCGTCGAGGCCGACCGCAGGCATCGGGATCATGCGATCGTCGAGCAGGTCATCGCCGAGCTCAAGGCCGGACCCCTGGCCCACCTGCCCTCGGGCCGGTTCACCGCCAACGCCGCCTGGCTGGCCTGCGCGGTGATCGCGTTCAACCTGTCACGCGCCGCGGCCCACGCCGCTGGCATGAGTACAGCGAGAATGCCCACCATCACCCGCAGGCTGATCATGATCCCCGCCCGGATCGCACACCGGGCCCGCCGCCGGTACCTCCACATGCCCCGCCGCTGGCCCTGGGCCACCCAGTTCACAAGACTGTGGACCACCGCCACCGCTGTCGGCCCGCCCCTCGCATTGGCCAGTTGACCATCCGGGCCCCAAAGCCCCTGACCAAGGAACCAGCAGTGGACACGCCGGGCAGACCGGCGGGTGACCCATGCCCTCAATCCGAACCACAGGGATCACACAGCCGGACACTGCATACAGAACCGCATCGGTGGATCAAGGCTCAGTAGCCCAGCTTCTTCTTGCGCTCGGGCAGCCAGGCGATGGCGTCGCGGATGCCGTCGGCCGGGGTGAGCTCGGCGGTCCAGCCGAGCAGATCCTTCGCGCGGTGGGAGACGGTGTAGGCGCCGGCGACGTCACCGGGGCGCGGCGGGCCGTAGACCACATCGAGGGGCTGGCCGGTGCCGGTCTGGAAGGCCTCGACGAGCTCCTTGACGGTGACGCCGTTGCCGGTGCCGATGTTGAATACCTGGTAGGGCTCCTCGGCAGTCACCTCGTCGAGGTGCTCCAGGGCGGCCACGTGGGCCTTCGCCAGATCCCACACATGGATGAAATCGCGAATCCCCGAGCCGTCGCGGGTGGGCCACTCGGCGCCGGTGACCGTGAAGGTGGACTTCTCCAGCCAGGCGTCGATCATCTTGCCCAGCACGTGGGTCGGGTGCTCGATCTGCTGGCCGGTGCGCAGCTTCGGGTCCGAGCCGATCGGGTTGAAGTAGCGCAGCGACAGGGCCTTGAGGTCGGAAGCGTGGGCGGCGTCCTTCAGGATGTACTCCACCATGAACTTGGTGGTGGCATAGGGCGAGCCCGGATCCAGCGCGGACTGCTCGGTCACCTTGAACTCGGAGTCGGTGGCGTAGATGGAGGCCGAGGAGGAGAAGAGGATGCGGTTGACGCCGTTGCGCGCCATTCCCTGGAGCAGCTTGACCGTCTTGCCGACGTTGTTCTCGTAGTAGGCCAGGGGCTGGGTGACGGACTCCGGCACGATGATCTTGGCCGCGCAGTGCACGACGGCGTCGATCTGATTCTCGGAGAAGACGCGATCGAGGAGATCCTGGTCCGCGATGTCGCCCTCGTAGAAGGTGCGATCGCCGACGAACTCGCGGCGTCCCGCCGACAGGTCGTCGAGGACCACCACCTCGTGGCCGGCCTCCTCGCAGGCCGACCCGACTGTCGATCCGATATATCCCGCTCCGCCCGTGATGAGAATCCTCATCTGTGACCCATGCCTTTCGTCGCTGGTCAGCTGTCCACGCCTATCCTACGGACCCGCCCGGGACCGGCCGGCGCCGGAATTCAACGACGTCGGACTTCGACGACGCCGACTCTCGACACCGGAGCGGGCGCTCCCACACTTCACAGACGGCTCTTCGCCTCCTTCAGCAGGGTGCCCGGGTCGATCCACATCGAGGGGTACTCGCCCTTCCATTGCTGGACTCCATCGGCGTCGATCAGCACGAACCCGTGCCCGGGCAGGTTGGCGTGCATGCCCTTGCCGAGGACCCCGTACGCCTTGGACACGGCCCCGTCGTCGAGCAGATAGGGCGTCTTCACCCCGAACTGGGCCAGGTCGGGCTTGATCTGGTCAGCCGTGTTCATCACGATCGGCAGGACGGTGATGCCGGCCCGGGCGAAGCCGGGGTTCTTCTCGATCTCGGCCATCTGCTGGGTGCACGCGCCACAACCGGCGCCCTCGTTGAAGTACAGCAGGACGGGCTTGCCACGGTAGTCGGACAGGGAGACCGTCCTGCCGGCGGTCGTCTTCAAGGTGAACGCGGGCGCCTGCCCGGTGGCGGTGGTGTCGGTGGCCCGCGCACTCCAGAGGCCGAACGCGACCAGGCCCACGACGACGAGCGACACGACAGCCGTGACGATGCGGGTGATCCGGCGCCGCTTCCTCGTGCGCGCCTTCTCCTGGTCGACCTGCTGGTGGAGTCGTTGCCGTGCGGAGGCCCGGTGGGTGCTTGGGTATGGTGTGGTGGCCATGGTCAGCTCCTAGGTGCGTGGAGATCGTCGGTGGTGTCGTGGCACGACGGCGTTGGCGCCTCCGCCGCGTCGGTCGGATCCGCGCCGGAGGGCCCGGGAGCCCGGGCCGGAGCCGGTCGGCGGCGGTCGCGCAGGGTGAACCAGATGAAGACCGCGGCCAGGGCGAGCAGGCCCAGCCCCAGGACCGGGTCGGGCACCGGGGCGAGCCAGGAGAGAACGGTCTCGGCGAACTGCGTCACCCCGGCGCCGGCGGCGCGCTGGAACCAGGTCGCATTGCCGGTCATCGTCGTGGAATCGGCCAGTGAGATCACCCCGATGCCCATCGCGATGAACGCGATCGCCACGACCAGGTTGACGGTGTTGGTGTGCAGCGCACGGCCCGCCACCCGCAGGGTGACCGGACGGGCCCTGCCCCACCGTCGCTGGTCGAGGTGGGCCGCGTCCCACACCAAGGCCATCACCAGGAGCGGGATCACCATGCCGAACACGAAGGCCAGGCCCAGCAGCAGGCCGCCGATCGGATTGCTGGACAACGCCGAGAGCGTCATCACCCCGACCAGCACCGGAGCACAGCAGCTGGAGGCGATGCCGGAGAACACCCCCAGGCTGAAGAACGTCGCGGAGTCACCGCGAGTGGTGTCCGGAGCCTGCAGCACCGACGGCATCGACCACATCTTCCCAGTCAGGGCCAGGAGGCCCAGCCCGATCATCAACAGGCCTCCGGCCCAGTACAGCGGACCGTGGTACTTGGCGATCGCCCCGGCGAGGATGCTGGCCCCCAGCGTGATGGGGACCAGCACCAGGGCCAGGCCAGCGGCGAAGACGAAGGTGAGGGGCAGCAGGCGCCACCGGTTGTTCTTCACCGCCGCCGCGAGGTAGGAGGGGGCCAGGAAGACGATGCAGCACGGCGCAAAAAGGGCGACCGTCCCGGCGAAGAAGGCCGCGAGGATACTGCCGGTGACCAGCAGTTGGGCACCCATCAGCGGACCGCCCTCTTCGACAGGGCCCGGTCCAGCTTGCGGCGAGGCAGCCGTCCGACGCTGAATCGCTTCCCGTCGATGAGGACCAGCGGGAACATGGCCGGCCTGTGAGCGGCCTGGAGGGCCTTCCCGTAGGCCGATCCGACGGACACGATGTCGAGATCCAACTCTGCGCGGGAGGACCGCGCCGAGAGTTCGGATCGCGCGTCCTCGCAGTACTGGCACCCGGTGGTGACGAGCAGGGTGACACCCGGAAGTCCACTGACGTTCGTCTCTGCAGTGGTCGGCGGGTGGTGAGTCATGTCCATGGGCTCTAGGTTGGACCCGCCGGATGTTGCGACCGTCAAGGCATCGTCAAGATTCAGTTTCTATCGACGTACGAGGTAGTACGTCAGGTGTTCGGCGGCCATGAGCCTCCCGCCGGGGCTCCACCTGCCGAGTGCAGGACAGTCGTCCGCTCAGGGAAGATATTTCCTGGGCCAGGTACTCCCGCAATGTCCGGGCCATCTGGCCCACTGCTCGGGCGGCCCTGCAGTCGGCGCGGGCAGGATCCCCGGGGCTCAGTGTCGATGACCTGAGGAGTGATCATCCGGGCCGTGGTTCATCAAGGCCATCATCGCGCCCATCATGGCCAGGCAGCCCACCGCGTAGAGGATCGCTCCCCCGCCGGCCTTGTCGGTCACCACCAGGTAGCCGACGACCAGGAGCATCGGGGCGCACATCAGCAGATGCACCCAGTGGTTGTGGCCTGCACGGTGTGCGGGGACCTGTTCTGTTCCGAGTTGGGCCATATCGACCGACCGGGCAGGGTCGGGGGGCGCGGAGAGGCTACGGCCGACGTTCCGATCGACGTCGGTCCGGGACCCGGGGCTAACCGGGAATGTGGGGTCACTGTAGGGGAAATCGGGATCCATGATCGCTCCTATGCGCGATGGGCTGGTGTCCTTCGAGAGTCGCGCACGAAGGTGATGGCCAAGGATGGGAACGGTCAAGGTTGCATCAAATCTGCGCCGCCGGTCCCAGCCGAGGATGGGCCCGACGGTGCGACGATTCAGGCGCAGACGGGCTGCGGTCTAGCTGACGTAGTTGAGGCCGATCATCATGCCGGCCTCGGCGTGGTAGATGTTGTGGCAGTGCACAGCCCACTTGCCGGCGTTGTCGGCGTCCAGGTCGATCGGCAACTGTTCCATCGGCCCGAGCAGGACGGTGTCCTTGCGCAGTCCCGACGGCAGGGCGAAGGTGTGGCCGTGCAGGTGCAGCGGATGGGTCATCATCGTCATGTTCATCACGTTGATCCGCAGGCGCTGCCCGGCCCTGAGGGTCAGGGGCGTGTTCTTGCCGAACGGTGCGCCGTTGATGCCCCACTGGTAGGGCTGCATGGAGCCCTCCAGGCTCAGTTGCGCGGTGGCGTCCGGGTTCTTGGTCGCCAGCTTGGCCGATGTGGCGGGCTTCAGCCGGGAGCCGATGAGGACCTGTCCACCCAGTTCGGCCGGCGACACGTCTACGGCGGGGGCACTGCCGGCACCGGTGCGGATCAGGCCCAGGGCCTGGCCGCCCGATGTCTTGCTGAACGGTCGGGCCACCAGTGGGAAGACCCCGTCGCCCAGGGTGACGACCGCGTCGTAGCGCTCGCCCATGCCAATGTAAAATGCGTCCACATCCTGCGGGACCACCGGATGGCCGTCGGTGTGGGTGATCGTCATCCTGTGCCCGCCCAATGCGACGGTGAAGATGGTGTCGGAGGCCGCATTGATGATGCGCAGGCGGACCTTCTGCCCCGGCTTGGCGGCGAACGTGTCCGGTGCGGCGGGGACCTTGCCGTTCAGCAGGAAGTACGGGTAGGTCACGTCGCCGGCATCTCCCCACGGCTGGGCACCCGTCGAGGAGCCCATGGCGCCGTGATCCATCCCACCCATCCCGCTGATGCCGCCGTTGGAGGAGGCGGAGGCCGCCCCGCCCGCGGCGGTGAGTTCCTTGAGGACGTCGTCAGGTGTGCGGCCGGTCCCGTCGACCCAGTCGTCGAGGACGACGACCCATTCGGCGTCGTAGCCGTCGAGTTCGCGCGGGTCGTCGATGATCAACGGCGCGTACAGGCCGCGATCGAGCTGGACCCCGACATGGGGATGGAAGAAGTAGGTGCCGGGGTCGGGCGCGGTGAACTCGTAGACGAACTTCGCACCTGGCTTGACGGGGTCCTGTGTCATGCCGGGCACCCCGTCTGCTGCGTTGCGCAGCCGGATGCCGTGCCAGTGGATCGACGTGTCGGCCGGCAACTGGTTGTCCAGGGTCAGGCGCAGGAAGTCCCCGGCCTTCGCGCGGATCAGCGGCCCCGGCACGGTGTCGCCGTAGGCCCAGGTCGCGACCTTCGGGCCGCCCAGGTCGAGCGTGGTCGGCCTGGCCACCAGGCTCTTCTCCTCGACGTCCTGTCCCGGTGAGGGCGTTGCTGCCCCTGCCGGACCCACCGGCGCTGCTCCAGGCCCGGGCACCCCCTTGGTGGTGCAGGCGGTCAGGGCTACCGCGCCCAGGCCCAGCCCTCCGGCCAGCAGGGCTCGGCGTGACAGACGTTCCATGGTGGTGCCCTTCATGTCTCAACGGTTCGGTGGTCGGGACGACGGCCAGGAAGGACCTGGATCTGCGCGCGTAGGTGCACGTACTCCTCGACAGTGATCTCTCCCCGGGCCAGCCGCTGCTCCAACAGATCGACCTCTTCGGACCTCGCAGATCCCCCGGGGCGGGCAGAGGTCGGGGAAGTGTGTGTGTCCCGATCGATGTAGAGCGCACGTATGGTCAGGAAGACGAGGGTCCAGAGGGCCGCGGTGCCGGCGATCATGACGATCCACATGCTCCACCCGGGGTATCCACCGGTCGCGTCCATCGTCCTCTCCCTTCCAGGTCGTATCAGTGCTCTCTGCTCGACTCTCGCCCAACCAGATAGGGAACTCGTCACAGGTTCGTTCAGGTTCGGTCAAGATGCACCCGGGAGGGCATCCGCGGGCAGGAGAACCGTCAACGCGCGGAGCACACTGTCTACGTGAATGCAGCAGAAGCAGAACCGGTGGCCCAGGTCCTGGTGGTTGACGACGAGAAGCCACTGGCCGGCATAGTCGCGGCCTACCTCTCCAGGGAGGGCTACCGGACCCGCCTGGCTTACACCGGCCCCGACGCGGTCGCCGCCGCCCAGGAACATGCCCCCGACGTCGTGATCCTCGACCTCGGTCTACCCGGGATGGACGGGGTGGAGGTCTGCCGCACGATCCGGACATTCAGCGACTGCTACATCATCATGGTCACCGCACGGGAGGACGAGGTCGACAAACTCATCGGCCTGACGGTCGGGGCAGACGACTACATGACCAAGCCGTTCAGCATGCGCGAACTCGTCGCCCGTGTGCAGACCGTGCTGCGCCGCCCCCGCACACCCACCACGAGCAGGCGCCCCATGGAAGAGCCGCCGCGGATATTCGGTGATCTGCGGGTCGACGTCGCCGGGCGCGAGGTCCATCTGGCCGGGGTCCTGATCGACCTGACCCCCACCGAGTTCGACATCCTCGCCACGCTGACCTCCCGCCCCAAGCTCGCCTTCTCCCGCCGCCAGATCCTGGACTTGGTGTGGGGTGAGGGCTGGACCGGAGATGACCATGTCATCGACGTCCACGTCGCCCACCTGCGCCAAAAACTCGGCGACGACTCGACCACCCCCCGTTACGTCCGCACGGTCCGTGGCGTCGGTTATCGCGTGGGCCAGGGATGAGACCCATGCGGTGGCTGCGTGAAACCTTGGCCGGTAGGCTCCTGCTCGGTCAGACGCTGGTCCTGGTGGCCAGCTTCCTCACCGCCGGCCTGATCGCCTCGATGGTGGGGCCCCAGATCTTCCATGTCCACCTCGTCCAGTCCGGTCATCCGGCCAACTCCTCGGAACTGGGCCATATCGAACTGGCCTACCGCCAAGCCAGCGCCCTGGTCCTGGGGGTCGCCCTGGTCACCTCCCTGGTCTGTGCGATCCTCGTGACCTGGCTGGTGAGCCGCCACCTGCGCCGGTCCATGGACGAACTGACCGATGCCGCCCGTGAGCTTTCCCGTGGCCACTACTCCCGCCGCGTCCCCGCGGTCGGTCGTGGGGGCGAACTGGATACGTTCGCGGCCGCGTTCAACTCTATGGCTGCCCGGCTCGAGGACGTCGAGGCCACCCGTCGACGGCTGTTGTCCGACCTCGCCCATGAACTGCGTACTCCCATCGCCACCCTCAGCGCCTACCACGAGGGGCTCTTCGACGGGGTTTCCGAACTGGATGACGACACGCGGGCGGTGCTGACCGCCCAGACCGACCGGCTGACCCGCCTCGCCCGCGACATCGACGATGTCTCCCGGGCAGAAGAGGGCCGTCTGCGCCTCGACCGCCAGCCCCACCAGGTCGCCGGCCTGATCGCCACCAGCGTCGACAGCATCCGACCCCGTTACCACGACAAGGGCGTTGCTCTCATCACCGACGTGACGACCGACATCGACCTCACCGTCGATGTCGACGAGACCCGCCTCGGACAGGTCCTCGGCAACCTCCTCACCAATGCACTGCGCCACACCCCACCCGGCGGATCCGTCACCATCACCACACGCCCCGCCTCCGACGAAGTGGCCGTCACCATCACCGACACCGGCGAAGGCCTCCTGGCGTCCCAACTGCCCCACGTCTTCGAACGCTTCTACCGCGGCGACACCGCTCGGGACCGAGACCGCTCCGGGTCCGGCATCGGCCTCACCATCAGCAAAGCGATCATCGACGCCCACGGCGGCACCATCACCGCCCACAGCGACGGCCAGGGGCAGGGAGCCACCTTCGAGATCCTGCTACCACTGTCACGCCCATGACACCGCACCAGCCGACACGGGCTGGCGGCCCACCTCGAGTACGCATGGCGGGCGACGACCCTGTCAAGGATGAGAACAGTCGTCCCTCTCCTGCACGATGTTCTTCACCGTCAGGAACAGCATGATCACCTCCCTGCTCGGCCGACACCTCCGGATCACCGGGTTCGCCCGCCCCGCGCTGTCTCGCAGACCGCACCGGGGACGGGGCAAGGGCTCGAGGCCGATCGGGATGTCGTGGCGAGGCGGATCGAGCGCTCCGGCGGGCCCGCTCGAGGGCGAGGAGAACCCGTCCGGCAAGCAGGGGCGCCACCGCGAGAAGTGATCCCGACAGCGCCACTCCATTCCGGCCGCGGGGGACGCCGGCGCCTTGAGCGATGTCACCAGCGAACCGGAGGCTGCGGTCGCGGAGCGGCACGGCTGCCAGGATGCCCAGGATGCCGATGAGCACGAGTCCGAAGGCTCCGGCACCGGGTGGGCGAGGGCGGTGATCCCGAGCCGCTCGTCCACGGCGTCCAAGAACCTGCGCCAGGGGTCCCGGCGCGTCGTCCCCGCCGCATCAACGGTCCTCGCCGGGCCCCGCCATCAAGGGGGGATCTGCTCCCAACACGCCGTCCTGACGCTCACCAGAGACGGAGGACGGCGTGTTGGGAGGAGATTCTCCACTCCTGCATGCCGATCCTTGACGCCGGCCGGTCTGGACCCGGATCGGTTGAGGAGGCTCCATAAACTGGCCGTGATGAGTGGAAGTGGCCGTGCGATCCCGAACCCGGCGCCCCAGCAGAGGGCCGGGAACGGCGTCCGCGCGCGCCTCACCAGGTTCACCGCCGGCCGCAGCGCCGCCGCCCAGGAGCAGCTCTCCATCCCCGGCATGGAGGAGGTGCTCAACCCGCAGGTCGACGACGGCCGCCCCCAGGATTCGGAACGGGCCCTGTGGCTCGACATCACGATCGTCATCTTCCTCACGGTGCTCACCGTGGTGCCCTATCTCACCGCGGTGACCATCCACCCCAGTCCGGAGTACATCGCCGCCCTCATCAGCTCGGCGGTGATGGTCGGGGCCCTCACCGTCCGCAGGGAGAACCCCCTGGTGATGATGGCGATCATCGCCGCCGGCGCCTTCACCCAGTTCCTCTTCGTGCCCTTCCCGGTGCTGTCGATCCTCACCATCCCGGTGGCCTCCTACACGGTGGCCCGCTGGGTGGCCGGCCATGAGGCCCGCCTGGTGCTGTGGTTCGGGGCGGCCGGCGCATTCCTGGGCCCCACCCGCTGGCGCGGCGCGCTGACCGCCGACTACGACCCGTCCACGGGCGCCCCCTGGGTGCTGTGGTTCCTGGCGGTGACGGTCTGCGCCGGCCTCGTGCTCACCCCCTACGCCATCGGCAGGCGGATCCGTGAGGCCGCGCTCATCGAGTCCCAGCAGCGGATCGCCAAGGCCCAGCGGTACCGGTCCATCCTGGCCGAACGCGAACAGGCGACCCGGGTGGCCGAGGAGCGCACCCGCAACGAGATCGCCCGGGAGCTGCACGACATCGTCGCCCACTCGCTGTCGGTGATGATCGTCCAGGCCGAGGGCGGTAAGGCCCTGGCCACCAAGAAACCCGAGAAGGGCATCGAGGTGCTCGACACCATCGCCGACATCGGCCGCGACGCCCTGGTGGAGATGCGCCGGATCGTGGGCGTCCTGCGCCAGGATCCCGAGGAGGGGGCCGACTACTCCCCCTCCCCCGGCCTGGCCGACATCCCCGAACTCGTCGACCGCTCGGGGGACCGGATCACCCTGAATGTCTCGGGACGGCCCCCCGAGGTCTCCCAGGCCCTCGGTCTGACCGCCTACCGGGTGGTCCAGGAGGGCGTCACCAATGTCCTCAAGCACGCCGGCCCGGCGGCCCGGGCGTCCGTGATCGTGCGCTACGGGGCGGCGTCGATGACCATCGAGGTGGTCGACGACGGCCACGGCGGCGCCGTCCAGGGGGACGGACGCGGCCACGGCCTGCAGGGCATGCGCGAGCGGGTGACGTCGATGGGCGGGACGCTGGAGACCGGGCCGCTCGAGGAGGGTTTCCGGGTGCGCGCGGTGCTGCCGCTGGGCCCGACCCGCTGACGTCGCCGTCACCGGATCCCGCTGTCCCATCCCCCACAGAGCGCCAGAGTCTGCACGACGTCGCGTCATCGGGGATCGCTGCGATGCTCATCTGCTCGCCACACTGCGATCACAGACTCCGCACAACGCGCTTTTCCAGACTTCTGCATGACGACGGCCGCCTGGCACTCAGGCGCGTCTGCGGAAGGATGACCAATGACATACGCACCCGCGGTGAGTTCGCCCACCGTCTCCACGGCGCAACCCGGCGCCGGCCCGGCCGAGGAGCCGCGGCGCGTGGCACCGCGCCGGGCCTCGGGCCGCAACCGGTTCACCAGACTGTTCCTCGGCGGCGTCGAGGACCCCCGCTGGGCCCGCCCGGCCCTCTGGGGGCTCATGGTGGCCACGGCCCTTCTCTACCTCGTCAACCTCACCAACTCCGGCTACGCCAACGAGTTCTACGCCGCCTCCGTCAAGTCGGCCACCCAGAGCTGGCGCGCCTGGCTGTGGGCGAGCCTCGACTCCCAGCTGTCGATCACCGTCGACAAGCCCCCGGCGGCAATCTGGATCATGGGCCTGTCGGCCCGGATGTTCGGCTTCTCCAGCTTCAGCCTGCTGCTGCCCCAGGCCCTCATGGGCATCGCCACGGTCGCGCTGACCTACGGCGCCGTGAAGCGGCTGTCCGGCCACGGCGCGGGGCTGATCGCCGGCGCGGCGGTCACCGTGACGCCGGTGGCGGCCATGATGTTCCGCTTCGACAACCCCGACGCGCTGCTCGTGCTGTGCACCACGGCGGCCGGCTACATGGTGGTCCGGGCTCTCCAGTCCGATCGCGGATGCCGTGCCCTCTGGTGGCTGCTCGGGGCCGGCTGGCTCATCGGCCTGGCCTTCCTCACCAAGATGCTGCAGGGCCTGCTCATCCTGCCGGCCCTCGGACTGGTGTACCTGCTGTGCGCCAAGCGCTCCTGGTGGACGCGGATCTGGCATCTGCTGGCGGCCGTCGCCTCGATGATCGTCTCGGCCGGCTGGCTGATCGCCCTGTGCGCGGTGTGGCCGGCCTCCTCACGGCCCTACATCGGCGGTTCCGAGGACAACTCGCTGTGGGATCTGGCCATCGGCTACAACGGCCTGGGCCGCATCTTCGGCGGCTCCGGTAACGGTGGCGGCGGGGGCGGTGGCGGCGGCTTCGGCGGCACCACCGGTGTGCTGCGGATGTTCAACTCCTCCTTCGCCGGCGAGATCAGCTGGCTGATTCCCGCGGCCGCGCTACTTCTGGTCGCCGGGCTCATCGCCCGCGGACGCCGTCCGCTGTCTGATCCGAAGCGGGCCGGGCTCATCCTGTGGGGCACCTCGATGGTCGTCACGGCCGCAGTGTTCAGCTTCATGGAGGGCACCATCCACCCCTACTACGCCGTGGCTCTGGCGCCGCTCATCGGCGGCACCATCGGCTCCGGTGCGGCCGCGCTGTGGCCCCGCGAGGCCGACGGCCGGACCGCCGCCCTGCTCAAGCGGATCACCCTGGCGGTGGCCGTCGCCGTCACCGGCTACTGGGGATTCCACGTCATGGCCACCTACGCCCCCTCCTGGAACGCATGGATCCGCTGGACCGCGCTGATCGTCTCGATCGCCGGCGCCGTCGGCTTCCTCGTCCTCGGGAGCCTGCGCTCCGGCGGCCAGGGACTGCGCAGGGCCGCCGTCGCGGTGCTGCTGGCCGGCACGATCGCCGCCGCCGCTCCCACCGCGTCCTGGTCGGTGGCGACAACCGCCGTCGGGCACTCCGGCTCGACCCCGTCGTCAGGTCCGGCCAGCGCCAC harbors:
- a CDS encoding IS1380 family transposase, which encodes MQVSHEPVTAPTPVFDEDHLVAAGGLPAILGLAEQADFISLLAGRLTVDCPNAPLKARSLVAGMLAGADDIDGTGILRTGGTPKVMGGVRAPSTLGTFLRSFTHGHVLQLGAVNRKLLEHLAPVVPGLFGADPLITVDLDDTIRELHGYRKQGVAYGYNKVKGLNAILAVVSSDSCPPVITGAGLRRGNVKSGDHAAWHATRSITLARTVRPGTQILGRADSAFCTCETIHAFADHGCWFSVTIPAWPTVTAAISGIDEQAWTPIRYPHAVIEPETGELISDAEVAETPFTAFVSHPKDEQVSCRLVVRRVKRLNPAGQDPLVESYRYHAFITNSDLDTVEADRRHRDHAIVEQVIAELKAGPLAHLPSGRFTANAAWLACAVIAFNLSRAAAHAAGMSTARMPTITRRLIMIPARIAHRARRRYLHMPRRWPWATQFTRLWTTATAVGPPLALAS
- the galE gene encoding UDP-glucose 4-epimerase GalE; its protein translation is MRILITGGAGYIGSTVGSACEEAGHEVVVLDDLSAGRREFVGDRTFYEGDIADQDLLDRVFSENQIDAVVHCAAKIIVPESVTQPLAYYENNVGKTVKLLQGMARNGVNRILFSSSASIYATDSEFKVTEQSALDPGSPYATTKFMVEYILKDAAHASDLKALSLRYFNPIGSDPKLRTGQQIEHPTHVLGKMIDAWLEKSTFTVTGAEWPTRDGSGIRDFIHVWDLAKAHVAALEHLDEVTAEEPYQVFNIGTGNGVTVKELVEAFQTGTGQPLDVVYGPPRPGDVAGAYTVSHRAKDLLGWTAELTPADGIRDAIAWLPERKKKLGY
- a CDS encoding peroxiredoxin family protein; this translates as MATTPYPSTHRASARQRLHQQVDQEKARTRKRRRITRIVTAVVSLVVVGLVAFGLWSARATDTTATGQAPAFTLKTTAGRTVSLSDYRGKPVLLYFNEGAGCGACTQQMAEIEKNPGFARAGITVLPIVMNTADQIKPDLAQFGVKTPYLLDDGAVSKAYGVLGKGMHANLPGHGFVLIDADGVQQWKGEYPSMWIDPGTLLKEAKSRL
- a CDS encoding cytochrome c biogenesis CcdA family protein → MGAQLLVTGSILAAFFAGTVALFAPCCIVFLAPSYLAAAVKNNRWRLLPLTFVFAAGLALVLVPITLGASILAGAIAKYHGPLYWAGGLLMIGLGLLALTGKMWSMPSVLQAPDTTRGDSATFFSLGVFSGIASSCCAPVLVGVMTLSALSSNPIGGLLLGLAFVFGMVIPLLVMALVWDAAHLDQRRWGRARPVTLRVAGRALHTNTVNLVVAIAFIAMGIGVISLADSTTMTGNATWFQRAAGAGVTQFAETVLSWLAPVPDPVLGLGLLALAAVFIWFTLRDRRRPAPARAPGPSGADPTDAAEAPTPSCHDTTDDLHAPRS
- a CDS encoding multicopper oxidase family protein → MKGTTMERLSRRALLAGGLGLGAVALTACTTKGVPGPGAAPVGPAGAATPSPGQDVEEKSLVARPTTLDLGGPKVATWAYGDTVPGPLIRAKAGDFLRLTLDNQLPADTSIHWHGIRLRNAADGVPGMTQDPVKPGAKFVYEFTAPDPGTYFFHPHVGVQLDRGLYAPLIIDDPRELDGYDAEWVVVLDDWVDGTGRTPDDVLKELTAAGGAASASSNGGISGMGGMDHGAMGSSTGAQPWGDAGDVTYPYFLLNGKVPAAPDTFAAKPGQKVRLRIINAASDTIFTVALGGHRMTITHTDGHPVVPQDVDAFYIGMGERYDAVVTLGDGVFPLVARPFSKTSGGQALGLIRTGAGSAPAVDVSPAELGGQVLIGSRLKPATSAKLATKNPDATAQLSLEGSMQPYQWGINGAPFGKNTPLTLRAGQRLRINVMNMTMMTHPLHLHGHTFALPSGLRKDTVLLGPMEQLPIDLDADNAGKWAVHCHNIYHAEAGMMIGLNYVS
- a CDS encoding SHOCT domain-containing protein, yielding MDATGGYPGWSMWIVMIAGTAALWTLVFLTIRALYIDRDTHTSPTSARPGGSARSEEVDLLEQRLARGEITVEEYVHLRAQIQVLPGRRPDHRTVET
- a CDS encoding response regulator transcription factor, which encodes MNAAEAEPVAQVLVVDDEKPLAGIVAAYLSREGYRTRLAYTGPDAVAAAQEHAPDVVILDLGLPGMDGVEVCRTIRTFSDCYIIMVTAREDEVDKLIGLTVGADDYMTKPFSMRELVARVQTVLRRPRTPTTSRRPMEEPPRIFGDLRVDVAGREVHLAGVLIDLTPTEFDILATLTSRPKLAFSRRQILDLVWGEGWTGDDHVIDVHVAHLRQKLGDDSTTPRYVRTVRGVGYRVGQG
- a CDS encoding sensor histidine kinase; this encodes MRWLRETLAGRLLLGQTLVLVASFLTAGLIASMVGPQIFHVHLVQSGHPANSSELGHIELAYRQASALVLGVALVTSLVCAILVTWLVSRHLRRSMDELTDAARELSRGHYSRRVPAVGRGGELDTFAAAFNSMAARLEDVEATRRRLLSDLAHELRTPIATLSAYHEGLFDGVSELDDDTRAVLTAQTDRLTRLARDIDDVSRAEEGRLRLDRQPHQVAGLIATSVDSIRPRYHDKGVALITDVTTDIDLTVDVDETRLGQVLGNLLTNALRHTPPGGSVTITTRPASDEVAVTITDTGEGLLASQLPHVFERFYRGDTARDRDRSGSGIGLTISKAIIDAHGGTITAHSDGQGQGATFEILLPLSRP